The following coding sequences lie in one Maribacter forsetii DSM 18668 genomic window:
- a CDS encoding gliding motility-associated C-terminal domain-containing protein, with protein sequence MKRLLTALFSICVLLCSLNSHSQDAVHNYGNIQIHEDGLVGFHMDVINNGAFNQNKGLVGFYSFDKALTISGGSNPVFYDFEVAVDNDLYIDNTVGVQNNANFIAGDINTTRAVSEVNINFLNDSFYAGESNNTKIDGYAAIGKKSEFTFPIGQFDKIRPLTIESTSANDYAKSAYYYEDPNTPSQFNTSFNTFIKENEALSISEYEFWHLESTVPSKVTLTWDEESNAYLFGETISEIKVVGWSIIDKIWVDLGNTNVEGNFAYGSVTSEEFVPSDYEIITIGGNSDIIETLDNITLDNYYMTPNGDGINDFLEIEGIENSPNNSLQIYNRYGRLVFSMDNYNDEFIGISNVNGVVARNTGLPSGIYFYIVNLADLDFKHQGYLYLTTYEEN encoded by the coding sequence ATGAAAAGATTATTGACCGCACTTTTTAGTATATGCGTTTTACTATGCTCTTTAAACAGCCATAGTCAAGATGCCGTTCATAATTATGGAAATATTCAGATCCATGAAGACGGACTTGTTGGCTTTCACATGGATGTTATAAATAATGGAGCTTTTAACCAGAATAAAGGTTTAGTCGGTTTCTATTCTTTCGACAAAGCTTTAACTATATCAGGTGGATCTAACCCGGTATTTTATGATTTTGAAGTTGCTGTAGATAATGACCTATATATTGACAATACGGTGGGAGTTCAAAATAACGCCAACTTTATTGCCGGCGACATCAATACAACGAGAGCGGTATCCGAAGTAAATATCAATTTTTTAAACGACTCATTTTATGCTGGAGAATCAAACAACACAAAAATTGATGGTTATGCTGCCATAGGCAAGAAGTCCGAATTTACGTTTCCTATAGGTCAATTTGATAAAATACGTCCTTTGACTATTGAATCAACCAGTGCTAACGATTATGCAAAATCTGCTTATTATTATGAAGACCCTAATACACCAAGCCAATTCAATACTAGTTTCAACACATTCATAAAGGAAAATGAAGCATTATCAATTAGTGAATATGAATTTTGGCATTTAGAAAGTACCGTACCCTCAAAAGTGACCTTAACTTGGGACGAGGAAAGTAATGCTTACCTATTTGGTGAGACCATTTCAGAAATAAAAGTTGTAGGGTGGAGTATAATCGATAAAATTTGGGTGGATCTAGGTAATACTAATGTTGAAGGTAATTTTGCTTATGGCTCGGTTACATCTGAAGAATTTGTACCTAGCGATTATGAAATTATAACTATTGGCGGAAATTCCGATATTATTGAAACGCTGGATAATATCACTTTAGATAATTATTACATGACACCAAACGGCGATGGTATCAATGATTTTTTAGAGATTGAAGGCATTGAGAATTCACCTAATAATTCTTTACAAATTTATAATAGATATGGAAGATTGGTTTTCTCCATGGATAATTATAACGATGAATTTATAGGCATATCCAATGTAAACGGGGTCGTTGCCAGAAATACAGGTTTACCTTCTGGAATTTACTTCTATATTGTAAACTTAGCTGATTTAGACTTTAAACATCAAGGATATTTATACCTTACTACTTACGAAGAAAATTGA
- a CDS encoding M48 family metalloprotease, producing the protein MRRGSWKIRIFIGLAIVAFAFIQKCSNTEENPYTGRSQHITMTSDQEIAIGLQSAPEMAQQHGGLYPDQRLQSFVESVGNKLVENSIARETPYQYDFHLLADDQTINAFALPGGQCFITYALFSQLNEAQLAGVLGHEIGHVIGRHSAERIADSQTWQTATMGATVGAGDMGSILGSIGQNTLLKNGRGDELESDELGVLFMIQSGYDPYEMIKVMEILKAAGGPNRTPEFQSTHPDPENRIEKIKEAINKYKNQG; encoded by the coding sequence ATGAGAAGAGGAAGTTGGAAAATTAGAATATTTATCGGTTTGGCGATAGTTGCCTTTGCATTTATTCAAAAATGCAGTAATACCGAAGAGAACCCATACACGGGTCGCTCGCAACATATCACCATGACTTCTGATCAAGAAATTGCTATTGGTTTACAAAGTGCCCCAGAAATGGCACAACAACATGGCGGACTCTACCCTGACCAACGTTTACAATCTTTTGTTGAATCTGTAGGCAATAAATTAGTTGAAAATAGTATTGCAAGAGAAACTCCATACCAGTACGATTTTCATTTACTGGCCGATGACCAGACCATAAATGCCTTTGCCTTACCAGGCGGGCAGTGTTTTATCACCTATGCTTTATTTTCCCAACTTAATGAAGCACAACTAGCCGGAGTTCTTGGTCATGAGATCGGTCATGTAATAGGTAGGCATTCCGCAGAAAGAATTGCAGACAGCCAAACATGGCAAACCGCTACTATGGGCGCCACAGTCGGTGCCGGTGACATGGGTAGCATTTTAGGTAGCATTGGCCAGAATACACTATTAAAAAATGGACGTGGAGATGAATTGGAAAGTGACGAACTAGGTGTACTATTTATGATTCAATCTGGTTATGATCCTTATGAAATGATCAAGGTCATGGAAATTTTAAAAGCTGCTGGCGGACCAAATCGTACTCCTGAGTTTCAAAGCACCCATCCCGACCCTGAAAATAGAATTGAAAAAATCAAGGAAGCTATAAACAAATACAAAAACCAAGGTTAA
- a CDS encoding ankyrin repeat domain-containing protein encodes MKKSISILLFISAFAFSSVYANSNDLINLNESISVSVNDEINSLCKAVMKGDVDQVRSLLALGEKTNEKSLGLTPAMYAARYNKAEILKVLLLNGANLNIKSDQGYTAKDYAKMSNAKDVLDVIKQDS; translated from the coding sequence GAAAAAATCAATTTCAATTTTGTTATTCATTAGCGCATTTGCATTTAGCAGTGTTTATGCAAATAGTAATGATCTAATCAATTTAAACGAATCAATATCTGTTTCTGTTAATGATGAAATCAATTCGTTATGCAAGGCAGTTATGAAGGGTGATGTAGACCAAGTAAGAAGTTTGTTGGCTTTAGGAGAAAAGACAAATGAAAAATCTCTAGGTCTAACACCGGCAATGTATGCCGCTAGATATAATAAGGCAGAGATATTAAAGGTTTTATTGTTGAACGGTGCCAACCTCAATATTAAAAGCGACCAGGGTTATACAGCAAAAGACTATGCGAAAATGTCGAACGCAAAAGATGTGTTAGATGTTATTAAGCAAGATTCATAA
- a CDS encoding beta strand repeat-containing protein, translating into MSTKFKFLLIFIITSFCANAQVKIGENPNTINSASIVELESTNKAFVLTRLTTAQMQAITPLNGAVVYNTDTQCVHYYNGLVWTNLCDGNSSSFSFTDNGDGTITLSNGEGNNVTFDGAPQTISTLADNGDGTYTYTNENGLETIIAIAETDNQNLQTDSTPGNISIDNGNAIAINVDDADADAQNEIQTLDYTSGVLTLSNDPNATTVDLSGFDQNAADDFSGSFNDLTDLPLNLDTDATDDFNTGISFDGTNLIVTDAGGDVSTDISGLAYDDTAIRADIDQNELDADNAIATVDTKIDDHILADEDTSSTNELSDISITGTTVTLTNAAAGATGVDLGNTFATDAEVATAISDSEALDLDKVIGNESVTALTFDGTTLTLDQDGAASETVDLSGVSTDDQKIDTFSLTGTTIAVSNEGDGEANKTIDLGTTFATDNELADAITASEALDLDKVIGNESVTALTFDGTTLTLDQDGAASETVDLSSVSTDDQKIDTFSLTGTTIAVSNEGDGEADKTIDLGNTFATDAEVATAISDSEALDLDKLIGNESVTALTFDGTTLTLDQDGAASETVDLSGVSTDDQKIDTFSLTGTTIAVSNEGDGEADKTIDLGTTFATDTELADAITASEALDLDKVIGNESVTALTFDGTTLTLDQDGAASETVDLSGVSTDDQKIDTFSLTGTTIAVSNEGDGEADKTIDLGNTFATDTEVATAISDSEALDLDKVIGNESVTGLTFDGTTLTLDQDGAASETVDLSGVSTDDQKIDTFSLTGTTIAVSNEGDGEADKTIDLGNTFATDTEVATAISDSEALDLDKDANNETNTAFASATNTLTITDSNGALTAPIVNSNELDITTGEITSTINGVASTPISLPVADGSETVINDGTNTTIAGAGTAASPYTIAVPDNLDNSVTNETNTAFASATNTLTITDSNGALDAPIVNTNELDITAGEITSTINGVASTPITLPVADGSETVINDGTNTTIAGAGTAASPYIIAVPDNLDNSVTNETNTAFASATNTLTITDSNGALDAPIVNSNELDITAGEITSTINGVTSTPITLPVADGSETLVTAGSDISVSGTGVTGDPYVVANTFTEIDDSVTNETNTAFASATNTLTITDSNGALDAPIVNTNELAISGGEITSTINGVTSTPISLPVADGSETVINDGTNTTIAGAGTAASPYTIAVPDNLDNSVTNETNTAFASATNTLTITDNNGALDAPIVNSNELAISGGEITSTINGVASTPITLPVADGSETIINDGTNTTIAGAGTAASPYTIAVPDNLDNSVTNELSDLSLSATNILTLTNPLTGSNQVDLSSISTDDQTVEMFAFNGSTFELLLKIEDDPTTQVANLSSLYADGTETEITAGTGISITGDGSSTLPYNIINDFTEVDGSITNETNTSFATVDVAGVDYLRISDSNGDLDVPLSDLSHTGTTGSVFFAGADGRPTENNSQLFWDATNNRLSIGNPLLGTNKLTVNGTTRTSGLNNSDGSTTLPSYRFSDDSDTGIYSPAADEIGLVVGEIEALKVEETSGNTSVIINETLELEGAVLDENDSPGTAGQVLTSTATGTEWVNSMSPIKAIGKISSAGTVTKATAGVTVTRISVGYYRVTLPAGSVSDADYIIQLTQPGRGGAGNDDPGISYSNQTATSFEVIIGDNDNGGTDRSRFDSEFMFTVLDL; encoded by the coding sequence ATGTCTACAAAATTTAAATTTCTTCTAATTTTTATCATCACTTCATTCTGTGCAAATGCACAGGTTAAAATTGGTGAGAATCCCAATACCATAAATTCCGCTTCCATAGTGGAACTTGAAAGCACCAACAAAGCTTTTGTACTTACCAGACTCACTACTGCACAGATGCAAGCCATTACCCCGCTCAACGGAGCCGTAGTTTATAATACCGACACCCAATGTGTTCATTATTACAACGGATTGGTCTGGACAAACCTTTGTGACGGTAATTCTTCATCATTTTCATTTACTGATAACGGCGATGGCACTATTACACTTTCTAATGGCGAAGGAAACAATGTAACTTTTGACGGAGCACCACAAACCATTTCTACACTTGCAGATAATGGTGATGGTACGTACACCTACACCAATGAAAACGGTTTAGAAACGATTATTGCAATTGCAGAAACCGACAACCAAAATTTACAAACAGACAGTACTCCGGGAAACATCAGTATTGATAATGGCAATGCAATTGCAATCAATGTAGACGATGCAGATGCAGATGCCCAGAACGAAATTCAAACTTTAGATTATACTTCTGGAGTATTAACATTATCTAATGACCCAAATGCAACAACGGTTGATTTATCGGGATTTGACCAAAATGCTGCCGATGATTTCTCAGGTAGTTTCAATGATTTAACTGACCTACCCCTAAATTTGGATACAGATGCAACAGATGATTTTAATACAGGAATTTCTTTTGACGGAACAAATTTAATCGTAACAGATGCAGGTGGTGATGTAAGTACAGATATTAGCGGACTTGCATATGACGATACTGCCATTAGAGCGGATATTGATCAAAACGAACTGGATGCCGATAATGCAATAGCAACGGTAGACACCAAAATTGATGACCACATTCTTGCAGACGAGGATACCTCTTCAACAAACGAACTTTCAGATATTTCCATCACAGGTACGACAGTAACCTTGACGAATGCTGCTGCCGGTGCTACCGGTGTTGATTTAGGAAATACTTTTGCAACTGATGCTGAAGTAGCTACCGCAATTTCTGACTCTGAAGCATTGGACTTAGATAAAGTAATCGGAAACGAATCCGTAACTGCATTAACCTTTGACGGCACTACCTTGACCTTGGACCAAGATGGTGCGGCAAGTGAAACTGTTGATCTTAGCGGTGTTTCTACCGATGACCAAAAAATAGATACCTTTTCTTTGACAGGTACAACTATAGCGGTCTCTAATGAAGGTGACGGAGAAGCAAATAAAACAATCGACTTAGGTACCACTTTCGCTACAGATAACGAACTTGCGGATGCGATTACCGCTTCAGAAGCGTTGGACTTAGATAAAGTAATCGGAAACGAATCCGTAACGGCATTAACCTTTGACGGTACTACCTTGACCTTGGACCAAGATGGTGCGGCAAGTGAAACTGTTGATCTTAGCAGTGTTTCTACAGATGACCAAAAAATAGATACTTTTTCTTTGACTGGTACAACTATAGCGGTCTCTAATGAAGGTGACGGAGAAGCAGATAAAACGATCGACCTGGGAAATACTTTTGCAACTGATGCTGAAGTAGCTACCGCAATTTCTGACTCTGAAGCGTTGGATCTTGATAAATTAATCGGAAACGAATCCGTAACGGCATTAACCTTTGACGGCACTACCTTGACCTTGGACCAAGATGGTGCGGCAAGTGAAACAGTTGACCTTAGCGGTGTTTCTACAGATGACCAAAAAATAGATACTTTTTCTTTGACTGGTACAACTATAGCGGTCTCTAATGAAGGTGACGGAGAAGCAGATAAAACGATCGACTTAGGTACCACTTTCGCTACAGATACCGAACTTGCGGATGCGATTACCGCTTCCGAAGCATTGGATCTTGATAAAGTGATCGGAAACGAATCCGTAACGGCATTAACCTTTGACGGCACTACCTTGACCTTGGACCAAGATGGTGCGGCAAGTGAAACAGTTGACCTTAGCGGTGTTTCTACAGATGACCAAAAAATAGATACTTTTTCTTTGACTGGTACAACTATAGCGGTCTCTAATGAAGGTGACGGAGAAGCAGATAAAACCATCGACCTGGGAAATACTTTTGCAACTGATACTGAAGTAGCTACCGCAATTTCTGACTCTGAAGCGTTGGACTTAGATAAAGTAATCGGAAACGAATCGGTAACAGGATTAACCTTTGACGGTACTACCTTGACCTTAGATCAAGATGGTGCGGCAAGTGAAACTGTTGACCTTAGCGGTGTTTCTACAGACGACCAGAAAATAGATACTTTTTCTTTGACTGGTACAACTATAGCGGTCTCTAATGAAGGTGATGGGGAAGCTGACAAAACGATCGACCTGGGAAATACTTTTGCAACTGATACTGAAGTAGCTACCGCAATTTCTGACTCTGAAGCGTTGGACTTAGATAAAGATGCTAATAACGAAACGAACACGGCTTTTGCTTCTGCAACCAATACATTGACGATCACGGACAGTAATGGCGCTTTGACCGCTCCGATCGTAAACTCGAACGAACTGGATATCACTACTGGAGAAATCACTTCTACCATCAATGGCGTGGCTTCTACTCCTATCTCGCTTCCTGTTGCCGATGGATCTGAAACGGTTATCAATGACGGTACGAATACTACTATTGCAGGTGCAGGTACTGCGGCTAGTCCGTACACTATTGCTGTTCCGGACAACTTGGACAACTCGGTAACAAACGAAACGAACACGGCTTTTGCTTCCGCAACCAACACATTAACGATCACGGACAGCAATGGCGCTTTGGATGCTCCTATTGTAAATACGAACGAACTGGATATCACAGCTGGAGAAATCACTTCTACTATCAATGGCGTGGCTTCCACTCCTATAACACTTCCTGTTGCCGATGGATCTGAAACGGTTATCAATGACGGTACGAATACTACTATTGCAGGTGCAGGTACTGCGGCTAGTCCGTACATTATTGCTGTTCCGGACAACTTGGACAACTCGGTAACCAACGAAACGAACACGGCTTTTGCCTCCGCAACCAATACATTAACGATTACGGACAGTAATGGTGCTTTGGATGCCCCGATCGTAAACTCGAACGAACTGGATATCACCGCTGGAGAAATCACTTCTACCATCAATGGTGTGACTTCCACTCCTATCACCCTTCCTGTTGCCGATGGATCGGAAACTTTGGTTACCGCAGGATCGGACATCAGTGTTTCAGGTACAGGTGTAACCGGTGACCCTTATGTGGTTGCAAATACTTTTACAGAAATAGACGATAGCGTAACGAACGAAACAAACACGGCTTTTGCTTCTGCAACCAATACATTGACGATCACGGATAGTAATGGCGCTTTGGATGCTCCTATTGTAAATACGAATGAACTGGCTATTTCAGGTGGAGAAATCACTTCTACCATCAATGGCGTGACTTCTACTCCTATCTCGCTTCCTGTTGCCGATGGATCTGAAACGGTTATCAATGACGGTACGAATACTACTATTGCAGGTGCAGGTACTGCGGCTAGTCCGTACACTATAGCTGTTCCGGATAACTTGGACAACTCGGTAACCAACGAAACGAACACGGCTTTTGCTTCCGCAACCAACACATTGACGATTACGGACAATAATGGTGCTTTGGATGCCCCAATCGTAAACTCGAACGAGCTGGCTATTTCAGGTGGAGAAATCACTTCTACTATCAATGGCGTGGCTTCCACTCCTATCACTCTTCCTGTTGCCGATGGATCGGAAACAATTATCAACGATGGTACGAATACTACTATTGCCGGTGCAGGTACTGCGGCTAGTCCGTACACTATAGCTGTTCCGGATAACTTGGATAACTCGGTAACAAACGAACTTTCTGATTTAAGTTTAAGCGCTACCAATATTCTTACATTAACGAATCCATTAACTGGATCTAATCAAGTTGATTTAAGCTCTATTTCTACGGACGATCAAACAGTAGAAATGTTTGCATTCAACGGTTCTACATTTGAACTTTTACTAAAAATTGAAGATGATCCTACAACTCAGGTAGCAAATTTATCTTCTTTATACGCCGATGGTACTGAAACAGAAATTACAGCAGGTACCGGAATAAGTATAACCGGAGATGGGTCGAGTACATTACCATACAATATCATTAACGATTTTACGGAAGTTGATGGTAGTATTACCAATGAAACAAATACAAGTTTTGCAACTGTTGATGTGGCAGGAGTTGACTACTTAAGAATATCTGATTCTAATGGAGACTTAGATGTTCCATTATCTGATTTATCACATACAGGTACAACAGGTTCTGTGTTTTTTGCAGGAGCCGATGGTAGACCAACTGAAAATAACAGTCAATTATTTTGGGACGCAACTAACAATAGGTTAAGTATAGGAAATCCATTACTAGGAACAAATAAACTTACCGTAAATGGAACAACGAGAACTAGTGGATTAAACAACTCTGACGGTAGTACAACCCTACCTTCTTATAGATTTTCCGATGATTCCGATACCGGTATTTACAGTCCTGCAGCCGATGAAATAGGCTTAGTTGTTGGTGAAATTGAAGCTTTAAAAGTTGAAGAAACTTCGGGGAATACTTCAGTAATAATAAACGAAACTTTAGAGTTAGAAGGTGCCGTATTAGATGAAAATGATTCACCTGGAACAGCTGGTCAAGTATTAACTTCAACAGCCACTGGTACTGAGTGGGTAAATTCTATGAGCCCTATTAAAGCTATTGGAAAAATAAGCTCTGCCGGTACTGTTACAAAAGCAACTGCTGGGGTTACCGTTACTAGAATCAGCGTAGGTTACTATAGAGTAACACTACCCGCAGGTTCTGTTTCTGATGCAGATTATATCATTCAACTAACACAACCTGGTAGAGGTGGCGCCGGTAATGACGACCCTGGCATCTCCTACTCCAACCAAACCGCAACAAGTTTTGAGGTTATCATCGGTGATAATGACAACGGCGGTACTGACCGATCAAGATTTGATTCTGAATTTATGTTCACTGTTTTAGACCTATAA
- a CDS encoding gliding motility-associated C-terminal domain-containing protein, with protein sequence MKNFTYILFFLFAATITAQTALYNNGNLRIHQGGQIGFHTNLINDAPTDNNLGLAGFYGTEQLTVSGNVTPQFYDMEIALENNMQLNLGMDNTNNTNFIFGSILTPTAQPDVFYNFVDNSFYSGENDFSKIEGYAAITNQQNFGFPVGDVQFLRPLIINSESVNLFAKCAYYYENPNNPPAPLGSFNTNATDLDVNLVNTFEFWRLEGSVPTTATLSWNERSTVASLTDNVDEVIPVGFSKASQQWVNLVGSIPVGTVTEGFVTSESFIPDDYEAITLGSSKSPFEPLARDVLFIDNFYVSVNGDGVNDNFYIEELEEYDSNFLQIYDRYGLKVFEKTDYVDDFVGFSNQDNVPFGEAEGLPTGVYFYTIYIPEDDLNYQGFLYLTR encoded by the coding sequence ATGAAAAACTTCACATACATACTTTTCTTTCTGTTTGCGGCAACTATTACTGCCCAAACAGCATTATACAATAACGGCAACTTACGTATTCACCAAGGTGGGCAAATTGGTTTTCACACCAATCTCATCAATGATGCCCCTACAGATAATAACCTTGGTTTGGCAGGTTTTTATGGTACTGAACAACTAACTGTATCGGGCAATGTTACTCCGCAATTCTATGATATGGAAATTGCTTTGGAGAACAATATGCAGCTGAATTTGGGCATGGACAATACCAATAACACCAATTTCATTTTTGGTAGCATTCTTACCCCAACTGCGCAACCAGATGTTTTTTACAATTTTGTAGATAATTCATTTTACAGCGGCGAGAATGATTTTAGTAAAATTGAAGGGTATGCGGCTATTACCAATCAGCAGAATTTTGGTTTTCCTGTTGGTGATGTGCAGTTTTTAAGACCGCTGATCATCAATTCAGAAAGCGTTAATTTATTTGCAAAATGTGCCTATTACTATGAAAATCCCAATAACCCTCCAGCACCATTAGGTTCGTTCAATACCAATGCAACCGATTTAGATGTAAATCTGGTAAATACCTTCGAATTTTGGCGCTTAGAAGGTTCGGTACCCACTACCGCAACCCTAAGTTGGAACGAACGTAGTACTGTAGCAAGTTTAACAGATAACGTAGACGAAGTCATTCCCGTAGGTTTTAGCAAAGCATCACAACAATGGGTAAATTTAGTAGGTAGTATACCTGTAGGTACCGTAACAGAAGGGTTTGTAACTTCAGAATCTTTTATACCAGATGACTATGAAGCCATTACGCTTGGATCCTCTAAAAGTCCGTTTGAACCATTAGCTAGAGATGTTCTTTTCATAGATAATTTCTATGTTTCGGTAAACGGTGACGGGGTTAATGACAACTTTTATATTGAAGAATTGGAAGAATACGACAGTAACTTTCTACAGATTTATGATCGTTACGGACTCAAAGTATTTGAAAAAACAGATTACGTTGATGATTTTGTTGGTTTTTCTAACCAAGACAATGTACCATTTGGAGAAGCGGAAGGACTACCTACCGGCGTTTATTTTTACACCATATACATTCCTGAAGACGACTTAAATTATCAAGGTTTTTTATACTTGACTAGGTAA
- a CDS encoding DUF6747 family protein, with amino-acid sequence MGTITHFRNLYVQAFENCRPIILVTFLKVYSVFCALMIFLALYAFVVRAANGFDF; translated from the coding sequence ATGGGAACAATTACACATTTTAGAAACTTATACGTGCAGGCGTTTGAGAACTGTAGACCAATAATATTGGTTACATTTTTAAAGGTCTACTCAGTATTTTGTGCCCTAATGATATTTTTGGCACTGTATGCATTTGTTGTTAGAGCAGCAAATGGATTTGATTTTTAA
- a CDS encoding M15 family metallopeptidase → MQRRTFINRSSSAALALALAPNFFIQEETEYGILELMGKEDIKLYGKDINLRKEAHDAFLEMKKAAYKDGIDLKIVSSFRSYDRQAAIFERKYLKYTDDDGMNPTDAINKIIEYSTIPGTSRHHWGTDIDVVDGYRKVDGDVLVPHKYEGDGPYVDFKKWMDENSETYGFFLVYTNEPKRRGFKYEPWHYSYAPLSIPMLEQFRSKNVASIIIREDYYGAEHFTMNFLKSYIQNNILDINRSLL, encoded by the coding sequence ATGCAGAGAAGAACATTTATCAATAGAAGTAGTTCGGCAGCTTTAGCTCTTGCCTTAGCCCCTAATTTCTTTATTCAAGAAGAAACCGAGTACGGTATTTTAGAATTAATGGGTAAAGAAGACATTAAGTTGTACGGTAAAGACATTAACCTACGAAAAGAAGCTCATGATGCTTTTCTAGAAATGAAGAAGGCTGCGTATAAAGATGGTATCGATCTAAAAATAGTTTCAAGTTTTAGAAGTTATGATAGACAAGCTGCTATTTTTGAGCGTAAGTATTTAAAATATACAGATGATGATGGCATGAACCCTACAGATGCTATCAATAAAATTATAGAATACTCTACCATACCTGGTACTAGCAGACACCATTGGGGTACTGATATTGATGTTGTAGATGGCTACAGAAAGGTAGATGGCGACGTGCTTGTACCGCACAAGTATGAAGGTGATGGACCTTACGTAGATTTTAAAAAGTGGATGGATGAAAATTCCGAAACGTACGGGTTCTTCCTAGTATATACCAATGAGCCTAAAAGAAGAGGTTTTAAGTATGAACCCTGGCATTATAGCTACGCCCCTTTATCTATACCAATGTTAGAACAATTTAGAAGTAAAAATGTTGCTTCAATTATAATTAGAGAAGATTATTATGGTGCCGAGCATTTTACGATGAACTTTTTAAAATCATACATTCAAAATAATATATTAGACATCAATAGAAGCTTATTATAA